In Aspergillus luchuensis IFO 4308 DNA, chromosome 1, nearly complete sequence, the following are encoded in one genomic region:
- the NAM9 gene encoding mitochondrial 37S ribosomal protein uS4m (BUSCO:EOG092651FJ;~COG:J;~EggNog:ENOG410PGZX;~InterPro:IPR036986,IPR022801,IPR002942,IPR018079, IPR005709;~PFAM:PF01479;~go_component: GO:0015935 - small ribosomal subunit [Evidence IEA];~go_function: GO:0003723 - RNA binding [Evidence IEA];~go_function: GO:0003735 - structural constituent of ribosome [Evidence IEA];~go_function: GO:0019843 - rRNA binding [Evidence IEA];~go_process: GO:0006412 - translation [Evidence IEA]) encodes MRNRATQHLSKPKVRQSWSKWNLYNLKRFSIKNPMFRTHFQQKWDAKSIARGYHGEQVSEKHWVRMFSPRIRSVMPMDPAKLAKDDGSALSAGRGMGVEPRPDPAAYSKVSKLERVETDQLDRPFPYTQATFAPLERRLDVAVFRAMFASSTRQARQFVIHGAVTVNGKKMRYPGYLLNPGDLFQVETDRVMFATGAPKNKYDRRAARIAEKEAEKATEKKAEEAEEEGEAKEEDKQEDKQEVQSPRQTLQALLSQAKNIMADNKSVLPAKRKQELRGFQKAVRRVLSRSDSNVLADNLEAQFSELTLLLKAKKVEKKESQDTTAANSEKSTNTKAAAEADSESQPGDKLSEAFRQAAENPEQEVDTSELTDEEFQILRRALVQMRDNPIDHSKPYATPWRPRDFMSAFATIPRYLEVHPKACAAVYLRHPVVRPGLSEVPSPFSPATGALAYHWYLRRR; translated from the exons ATGAGGAACAGGGCGACCCAGCATCTGAGCAAGCCG AAAGTCCGGCAATCATGGAGCAAATGGAACCTATATAACTTGAAGCGGTTCTCCATCAAGAACCCCATGTTCCGAACCCATTTCCAGCAAAAATGGGATGCCAAATCGATAGCCCGTGGATATCATGGTGAACAGGTCTCCGAAAAGCACTGGGTGCGCATGTTTTCTCCCCGCATTCGCAGCGTGATGCCCATGGATCCCGCCAAACTGGCCAAAGACGATGGTTCTGCCCTGTCCGCCGGTCGTGGTATGGGTGTTGAGCCGCGGCCTGATCCAGCCGCGTACTCTAAAGTCTCGAAGCTCGAGAGAGTCGAGACCGATCAACTAGACAGACCTTTTCCCTATACACAGGCGACTTTTGCTCCCCTAGAGCGCCGGCTGGATGTGGCCGTCTTCCGGGCTATGTTCGCCAGCAGTACGAGGCAGGCGCGGCAATTTGTCATTCATGGAGCGGTCACGGTCAATGGAAAGAAG ATGAGATACCCCGGTTACCTGCTCAACCCTGGTGATCTGTTCCAGGTCGAGACCGACCGTGTCATGTTTGCCACCGGTGCTCCGAAGAACAAGTACGACCGGCGCGCGGCCCGTATTGCTGAGAAGGAAGCGGAGAAGGCGACAGAAAAGAAGGCTGAGgaagccgaggaagagggtgaggccaaggaggaggataagcAGGAGGATAAGCAGGAAGTCCAGTCCCCGCGCCAGACCTTGCAGGCTCTGCTGTCTCAGGCCAAGAACATCATGGCCGACAACAAGTCGGTGCTTCCGGCCAAGCGGAAGCAGGAGCTGCGTGGATTCCAGAAGGCCGTCCGTCGTGTGCTGTCTCGCTCTGATTCAAACGTTCTCGCCGACAACCTGGAGGCTCAGTTTTCCGAGCTGACTCTGCTActcaaggccaagaaggtagagaagaaggaaagtcaGGATACCACAGCTGCCAATTCCGAGAagtccaccaacaccaaggCCGCTGCTGAGGCAGACAGCGAGTCTCAGCCCGGTGATAAGCTGTCCGAGGCATTCCGCCAGGCTGCTGAGAACCCCGAACAGGAGGTGGACACGTCCGAGTTGACCGACGAGGAGTTCCAGATTCTTCGTCGTGCCCTTGTCCAGATGCGTGATAACCCGATCGACCATTCGAAGCCGTACGCTACGCCCTGGCGGCCGCGGGACTTCATGAGCGCTTTTGCCACGATCCCTCGCTACTTAGAGGTGCACCCTAAGGCTTGTGCTGCCGTTTACCTGCGCCACCCTGTGGTTCGTCCGGGCTTGTCGGAGGTGCCGTCGCCCTTCAGTCCTGCGACTGGAGCGCTGGCATACCACTGGTACCTGAGACGGCGGTAG
- a CDS encoding uncharacterized protein (COG:S;~EggNog:ENOG410PWRB) — protein sequence MSMYPWHGSTNNAAAASSGPRIDSPSSTTQSSLQVPGLRWLPSMISRATPLPTLSSSNLRIAQQQQQQQQQQQQHPSPQPSQTPPQPQPQTALSHPHTHSHPHNHQPARPQTRQPGPAVIDSRSQQPLTETLESEASDHTDPGARDPTHADALADPDYGTSPDNLAGTNISRQSGHRPTTTAGVMPNGTAANRAALHAAAASVVRPYPMEDHDDDPDGAPNGDRSRKHGKRLTTLEEVSLFNICNRHASEFGQRSNLCKWWMTVTEEFTQDQGHPYSWHSVRRKVELVTKQRMKFLDEQRDKGADASEDLSNPRWRAAVDAWIPTWRRWEDAEARRIEKRDSRKPRKRKDRPWDTWTMSPSDEWKGTASPLPTVSQHQPGPVTPVSQSTVRLPPGFDSMFSNQGLQTPSPAISVPDGLATQQRATPSSTPAAAAAAATTNIPPSGTDNSMMSAMLETLGKLNRHLDSVNTQPTSSAPKKPTSPSRSRAREQRQDAQSAELNTATHDPPPASVAQPGLTHLSSDFINKLKDELRQEMRAEVRAELEKDRATLEEKLDSVQRTQEMILEMLRQEPA from the coding sequence ATGTCAATGTATCCCTGGCATGGCTCCACGAAcaatgccgccgccgcctcttcTGGACCTCGCATCgactccccctcctccactacTCAATCCTCCCTACAAGTGCCTGGTTTACGATGGCTCCCGTCTATGATATCGCGCGCAACACCTCTTCCCaccttgtcttcttccaatCTTCGTATagcccagcaacaacagcagcagcagcagcagcaacaacagcacccATCGCCGCAGCCTTCCCAAACACcaccgcagccgcagccgcaaaCTGCCCTCTCCCATCCTCATACCCATTCCCATCCACACAATCACCAACCAGCACGCCCGCAAACCCGTCAACCTGGACCAGCCGTTATCGATTCGCGATCACAACAACCACTGACTGAGACCCTTGAAAGCGAAGCTAGTGACCATACGGATCCCGGTGCGCGCGACCCCACCCACGCCGACGCTCTCGCAGATCCCGATTACGGCACATCTCCCGATAATCTGGCTGGAACGAATATTTCCCGACAGTCCGGACATAGACCTACAACTACCGCCGGGGTTATGCCTAACGGCACCGCGGCTAATCGAGCCGCACtccatgcagcagcagccagtgTCGTTAGACCCTATCCAATGGAAGACCATGACGACGATCCCGATGGCGCGCCAAACGGCGATCGGTCGCGCAAGCACGGAAAACGATTGACCACCCTGGAAGAAGTCTCGTTGTTCAACATCTGCAACCGGCATGCGAGCGAATTCGGACAGCGCAGTAACCTCTGTAAATGGTGGATGACTGTTACAGAAGAGTTCACCCAGGACCAGGGTCATCCATACTCGTGGCATTCGGTACGCCGTAAGGTGGAACTGGTTACAAAACAGCGGATGAAGTTCCTCGACGAGCAGCGCGACAAGGGTGCGGACGCGAGCGAAGACCTGTCGAATCCCCGGTGGCGGGCAGCAGTGGACGCATGGATTCCTacatggaggaggtgggaggaCGCAGAGGCCCGGCGGATCGAGAAGCGCGATTCGCGCAaaccgaggaagaggaaagatcGGCCATGGGATACATGGACTATGAGTCCCAGTGACGAGTGGAAGGGTACAGCAAGCCCGCTTCCTACTGTCAGTCAGCACCAACCTGGACCAGTGACTCCTGTTTCGCAGAGCACAGTGCGACTACCCCCAGGGTTCGATAGTATGTTTTCGAATCAAGGACTACAGACCCCATCTCCGGCGATTAGTGTGCCGGATGGGCTTGCGACACAACAGCGGGCAACGCCTTCCTccactccagcagcagcagcagcagcagcaaccacaaATATTCCACCATCAGGGACGGATAATTCTATGATGAGCGCTATGCTGGAGACACTGGGAAAACTGAATCGTCACCTCGACTCGGTCAATACCCAGCCTACCTCATCTGCGCCCAAGAAACCGACGTCACCCTCCAGATCCCGTGCTCGCGAACAGCGCCAGGACGCTCAATCAGCGGAACTCAACACAGCTACACATGATCCCCCTCCTGCGTCCGTCGCACAACCCGGACTCACGCACCTATCTTCCGACTTCATCAACAAACTTAAAGATGAACTCCGACAGGAAATGCGCGCTGAAGTGCGTGCCGAGCTAGAAAAAGATCGAGCCACACTTGAAGAGAAACTGGACTCGGTGCAGCGGACGCAGGAAATGATCCTTGAAATGTTGAGACAGGAGCCTGCTTGA